TAGGGGACAAGGAATAATAGATTTGAGATGATTCTTTCAGTCCTGTATTGCTGTTTAACATGATATCCCCCTTTTGAACAGAATAAGTAGTATCCTCTTTAGAGGAGCTCTGCCTGATCATCAGCAAGGCGCCTTTTTTACCGGCAACATCGTATCTGGTTTGTTTGTTATCACTGGTCCACGACCCGGGATAGGTAATCTTCTTTTCAGATAAAGGACGGAATAAGCCTTCTATTTCAACACGAGGAGTAGCTTTTAAATTCTGTATGCACTGCGCTCTAAGCTCGTCCTTTGCCTGCCAGATATCGAGCGAATTATTCACCAGTTGTTCCAGTCCCTTCACCGTATCTACCCGGCCCAGAGAGTCCAGTACTACTTCAAAAGGCTTTCCCAAAATAGAGAACGGTATCAGCAGTCCACTCGATTGCAATGTTGTCTTACGGATGCTATCGCTATTGAAAACTGTAAATTCTCCCACGCGGCCATACGAAGGCTCTTTTTGCCAAATCCTTTGTAAAACACATTCAAGCCGGTACTTACCTTCGTTATCTTTTCCTAAAACCTTAAAATTATAGGTAAATTCAGAATCCGATTTATACGGAGTCTTCATTGCTGAATGACGAATAAATGCAAAAGTATTCCCGGTTTCCAAGTTAAGTTTCTGTGCCGAAAGGTTCAGGCTGATTATCAGGCAAAATAAGAGCAAAAAAGGCTTGGTCATGCTATAGCTGTTTAGTATACGAATATAGTAAATCTGAAACGATAACTCATGCATCTTTTTAATTTATGAAAGCACGAACGATCGTTCAGATTTACATGCCTGGGCGGCTTATTCAGGACCAAATAATGCCCGTAAAGTCACTTCGACAGACGAGGATCTGCTATTGAATCAGGGATTAGTCGACCAAAGTCCAACTTCTTTAACGAATGCACGTTGCGGCAACTTTAAATTGTTAACCACCAGAGAGGCAAGATCTTCAGGTTGCAGTACTTTTTCCGCATTGCCGTCGGTAAAGTTAGCATTGATCGTCATTTCAGTCGCGATAGTACTCGGGTTCACTGTGGTAACGCGAATGTTCGATTTACGGACTTCCTGCATCAATGATTCGGTCAAATTGATCACCGCCGCTTTAGAAGCACCGTAAGCGCTCATTCGGGCAGATCCTTTCAATCCTGCGGTAGAAGCTACATTAATGATATCGCCTCTGCCCTGCTCCAGGATGAACGGTAAAACCTCATGTATCACGTAATAGTTACCCAATACATTCACTCGAAACACCTCTTCCCATTCTGTTACGGGCAGCTCAAGAAAGCCACCAACCTTTAGTATACCGGCGTTGTTCACGAGAATATCCACCTTTTCCAGTTTTCCCACAAGCTCCCCAACAGCGGATTGAACTTCAGCATAGTTAGCCACATCGGCGCTGGCGAGGGCCACTGTAATGTCGGGGTTTTGCCCTTTCGCTTCCCCGGCTACACGTTCAAGGTCAGCTACCGTTCTGGCCACCAAACCCAGGTTTACTCCCTCAGCCGCCAAAGCAAGTGCCATTGCCCGTCCCAATCCTTTTCCAGCACCCGTGATTATGGCCGTTTTTCCTTTTAAAATTTGCATATTTATTACGTTCGGATTTATGTATTATAAAAGCTAAATATTAGCACCGCTAAATTCATAATATTTGATTTAGATTTCAAATATGGCTTCAAAAGTTTCGGCGTCTACTGGTGAAACACCTCAATTCACTCGTTCCCACCATTTGGTAAAAACTTGTGTACTGTCATTTAGCCTCACTACTTCCCCAATCTTAGGCGTCACCAAGGGTAAATGATATTCTTTTTCGTTCAGTTCACTGATGGTTTTCAATGGTTCATCCCAGGGGTGATTTGCCAGTTTAAATTTAGAAGAATGTACAGGAAACAGCCGTTTAGCATGTAAATCCTTCGCAGCTTTCAACCCTTCGTTCGGTAGCATATGAATGGCCTGCCATGCTACATTATACTGACCGTTGTCTAAGAGTGCCAGATCAAACCCACCGAACTTTTCCCCGATTTCGGCAAAGTGCGTATCGTAGCCGCTATCACCACCTAGATACAACTTCAGATCAGACGTTTGCAAAACAAATGAAAGCCATAGCGTATTATTTCTGGTAAAACTCCTGCCGGAAAAATGACGTGCAGGTGCAGTATGCAAGGTAAAATTTTCGCCGATAACAACACTCTCGTTCCAATCCATCTCAATGACCTTTGCAGTATCGAACTTCCAGTATTCAAAATGTTCGCCCACACCTAAACCGCAAATGATCTGCCTGACTTTAGGCTTCAGCTTCATCACAGTTTGATAATCTAAATGATCGTAATGATCGTGTGTTATGAGCAGAAAATCAATTTCTGGCATATCCTCTGCCGAATAGATGTCTGTGCCCTTAAATGATTTATTAGAGTTTGGTATCGGCGAAGCATTGCCGCTAAAAACAGGATCAATAAGAAAACGCTTCCCATCGAGCTGAATAAAGTATGACGAATGCCCGAACCACACCAAGACATTTTCGGTAATTGGTAAATTTTTCAAATCGGTCTTTACAGAAGGAATACTGTCGATTGGCCGGGTGCGCGGAAATTTTGTAAATATGAAATTATACATCACGCCCGCCATGGAATAACCTTCAGTCGTAATAGGTGTAAAGTGTATATTTTGAAATTTTCCGTCTTTGTAGTGGGGTGATTTTTGCAAACGCTCAAGTCGTTTGCCTCTTGGTGCTTTTCCGAATTGTGGTTGACGCATATAGAAATATGTTACAGTTACTAACAGCAATGTAATACCCAAAAGGATTATCATTGTTCGTTTTATCATTTTTTGTTTTTACTCATTTTGTTGCGGGCTGCTATTTATTGCCCTGTAGACGGAGATTACTTCAATCCAGCGGTCCCTGCGAAATCCGGTCTAATTTACTGTTTTGAATGTTACTTTAGCAATTTTCTTTAGCTCTCTTTACCACGACTATTGTTATATACTTCATGTGTGCGGAGCTATTCTTACTATACAGATGCCTCAATGCAGAGGAGAATCGGCACTATATTTTTCTTTCGATAGCTCGTACTGAAAAGGATATGCTTAAATAAAAAGAGGCCACCAGATTGACCCGTATGGGGTTACTGCCTTCCAAATCCCTGATAAACGCCTTACCAATCCCACATCTCGTCAGGATGTCATCAGCATCTCCTCAGCATCATGTCAGACTAAAGTCTGACGAGAGTCTGACATGATCCTAACAAGATGCTGACGAGATGCTGACAACATCAGGGCCTGGTAAGGGATTTGTCAGACACTCTTCAGGTTTTCTACAAGCTTTTACCCCTGTTCTTACCATTTTATGGCAAAACGTGGCTTTGCTTGTTCAGTGTACACTCTTACACTAAATAATTTGAAAGAATCAATACTGGAACCAAAGGCTCCCTATAATGAAGTTGGTAAGTGTGATCGGATTGGGAAACTGGTATTTATAACGGGAGAATTCCAGGTAAAAGGCAGGTTTCAAAAAAAGAGGATGATGCACCTGTACACCATCCTCTTTTTCTGAAGAGGTTTGTTCAGTTAATTTTAAAAATTAAATCCAATATTAATGTTCGAGGTACTGCTTCTTATGGTCATCCCGGTATTATCTTTCACTAAATCAGTAAATCCGCTCTGTCCATTAAGTTCAATAAAGAACTTGGTTTTCTCAGAAACCGGAATTTTTACTCCAATACCGGCATCCAGTCCGAAGTCTGTACTGGAAAGAATAGATTTAATATCAGTATCACGGGCAGTTTCCGAGGCTGATAACAGAATACCGACATAAGGACCAAAGTTTAAATACCAGTTTCTGGTACGCCCAAAATGCCAGTTTGCCATTACAGGAATAGTAAGGTAATCCAGGTGATAGTTTGTGGTGACAGGACCGCTGCCACTATCAAAGTAACCATTATTCCATCCTTTCTGATCATACGTGAACTCACCTTTAATGCTCCAGCGATCAGAAAAAAAATAGTCCACAGAAACTCCAGCATTAAAACCGCTCCTGTATTTGCTGTTCGTAATGTTATCATCGCTGGTAACTGTTGCTGCGTTGTAACCAACATGAAAACCGAATTCTGTTTCGCCTTTTGTTTGAGAAAAAACGGTTGTACAAAGGCTTAGTACGATAAGAAGGGTAGTAAAAAATTTTGACATCATCGTGTGATTTAAGTTGCTCAAAGCTATAATTATTTTGCTATTCCGCCCAAAACTAAATCACACAAATTCCGGCAGATATAGTGCAATTAGGCCCACTCTCGTAGTGTTTTATTTATATAACGACCTCATTTCTCAGTCGCGCTGCCCAATGCAGGTGAAATAAGGGATTCTATTGGCGGTAATGAACTAAAAATAAGAAAATGAACGTGCAATATGTGCTTTTAGGTGTCATTTATTTGGACTGAATCTAAATAACTCTATATTTGCGAAGAAAAAAATGCCACACGGGGTGGACACCGTGTGGCTGCCGGATAAACCGGATCACCTTTAATATAGATTAAAAGTAATGCAAGTTAAGAAAATTTTGCTATTAGGTGCCCTCTGCGCCTGCTGGTCTATTGACAACACGATGGCCGGACTAAAAACATCTGGAATCAATTCAAAAGCCTATGAAGAAAGTTTACCTGAAAATGAACAACATTACGGCACAATTCGGGGAAGGATCACAACGGCCGACGGTAGCATAGCTGCGTATGTGTCGGTGGTATTAAAAGGCACCAAGTTCGGTGCGATGTCGGACGAAAATGGTGAGTACCAGATAAAGAGGGTACCAGAAGGTGATTATACCATGATAGTATCTGCAGTTGGGCTATCTCCAAGGGAAAAACAAATCCATGTTTCTGGTAAGGGAACTGTGATTGCGGATTTCTCCTTGAAGGAAAATCGGGCGGAGCTGGAAGTGGTGCAGATAAAAGGGCACCGGAACAAGTTTAAGACTGATAAAGTCTCCCCTTCCCTGCGATTGCAGTCGCCGCTCATTGAAATACCTCAGAACATTCGGGTGGTTACCGATAAACTGATTGCAGATCAACTGGTATTTGATATAGTAGATGGAGTGACACGAAATGTCGCTGGAACGGTCAGGACCGGTCACTGGGACGCTCAGTATGCAAACATATCAACGCGCGGCACTACGATCCCGGCTTTCAGAAATGGGATGAATCAAAAGATGCCATGGGGGCCTCTGGCTGATGATGCAGCAACCATTGAAAGGATTGAGTTTATAAAAGGGCCATCAGGGTTTATGATGGCAAACGGCGAGCCGGGCGGCATTTATAACGTAGTAACTAAAAAGCCCACAGGAGAGAATCGCAGCTCGGTAAGCTTCAGTGGTGGTGGTTATAATTTGGGTCGTGCAGCTATTGATCTTGACGGAAAATTATCGGCTGACGGCAGACTGCTTTTCCGCCTGAACGCGGCAGCCCAAACCAAAGGCAGCTATAACAAATACAACTATACCGACAAATATGTGATTGCGCCAGTAGTAAGCTACCAGATTGACAGTAATACCCTTGTCACCGCTGAATATACTACGCAGCATGTGGAGGCCCAGGCTTTGGGTACTTATGGTTTTTCGCCCAATGGATTTGGCGATACCGATCCCAGCTTCTTTATAGGTGACCCTTCTCTTGACCCTAACAAGTTATATGATCACAATGCAACATTGTATTTCAACCATAAGCTAAACAACGACTGGAAGGTAAACGCCCAGGTAGCTTATGTTCGGTACGGTTTATTTGGCGGTACCCCCTGGCCATCTCAGATTGCACTTAACGGGGATATGAAACGATATTTAAATATCAGTGAAGAGTTAGCCATCAATAAAAATGCACAGGTAAGTATTATGGGAGATCTGGCTACAGGTCCGGTGATCCACCGGCTAATGGCTGGCGTGGATATGGGCAATCTCAAAACCTGGGGGGACTTTGGGAGTGCACAGGAGCCCGATCTTCGATTGGGGGATAATAAGGTGTTTAACATCTATAACCCTGAATACGGCATTCCAATGGACAGTATCCCGGTTTTCGACCGTTCAAGAAGTATTCAGATACGCTCTGGTTCAAGTACGTACCTAACCAACCTTACTTATACAGGAGTTTATTTACAGGACGAAATTCGGATGCTGGACGAAAAGCTTCGTTTAACTCTGGCCGGCCGTTTTACCCACGCCGTAACGGTAGGAAAGACTAACAAGACGCATATTTCTGACAATATATTTAGCCCCAGAGTGGGCCTGAGTTACTCAGTGACAAAAGATTTCTCTGCATATGCGCTATATGATCAGAGTTTCCTGCCCGTAGGAGGCCAGGATTTTGCAGGTGATCCATTTAAACCCATCAGGGGTAATAACGTCGAGTTGGGTTTGAAGAAAGACTGGTTTGACGGAAAATGGAATACCACTATTGCAGCTTATAAGATCACTAAGAAAAATGTACTTACTCAAGATTTAGATCCCGAGCATCGTGCAATAAATCCAAATGCTCAGGTTCAGGTAGGTGAAATTGAATCGAAAGGGATTGAACTGGATATTGTGGGCGAAATTGTGAGTGGGTTGAACGTCGTGTTAAATTATGCGTATACTGATGCGATAGTCAGTAAAGATAACAATCCGGAGTTAGTTGGCAGACACGTCGCCAATTCTGTAAAACACCTTACAAACGGCTGGTTGTCATACCGCTATAAAAAGCAGGGATCGTTACTCGATGGTTTCGGATTAACGGGCGGTTATCAAATTCATCTTGACAGGTACGCAGGAACAACAGCCAGGCCGCTAATGTTGCCGGAGTATTATCGCTTTGATGCAGGTGCAACATATGAAAAAGGTAAACTGAGTGTTTCTTGCCTTGTGAACAACTTGCTTGACCGAAGATTGCTCACACAGGGTTCTTATAATCAGTTAGATCCCAAGAAGGTAACACCCACAAATGTTAATTACTACACATACATATACGAAATGCCCAGAAACGCGAGGCTGAGTATTGCTTACCGTTTCAAATAAATTTATCACTTTATTAACACAGCACAATGACTCCCATGAAACAGACACCGGCAAAAAAGAAGCAAAAGGATTCTCTTTTTAAAAGGATTAATAACTGGCTTCATTTATGGCTGGGACTGATATCTGGTGTCATTGTGCTGATTGTTTGTCTTACCGGCTGTATCTGGGTGTTTAATGAAGAGATTACCGGCTTGCTCGAGCCAGAAACCAGGTTTGAATGGCAGAACAAGCCGGTCCTCAGGCCTTCCCAGCTGATAGATATCGCAGCGAAGCGGCATCCTGATAAGATACCGTCGTATGCCAATTACCAACAGGGCAGAGCAATTAACCTGAACCTTCGATCTGCAGATGCCGCCCCGCGTGATCGCAGTGGCGGAACGCTTCTGAAAATCAATCCCTACACTGGCGAGGTGATTAGTGAAGAAGTGCGAAAGAAGGGAGAAACCGATTTCTTCAGATTCATCCTCAATGGACACAGGTTTCTATGGTTGCCTTCCGGGATTGGCAGGCCGATCGTAAACTACGGAACATTGGTGTTTGTAGTATTGCTTATCACCGGACTGATATGGTGGTATCCCAAAAAATGGAACAAGTCTACCCGCAGGAAGAGCTTCACGATTAAATGGGGCGCCTCGTTCAGGAGGGTAAACCTTGACCTGCATAATGTAGTCGGCTTCTATTCGTTGCTGTTCCTGGCGGCTATTGCCCTCACAGGAATGGTGTACGGCATCAAATGGTATAGCGAAGGATTGTATTGGGTTACTTCGGGTGGAGATAAGCTGGCTGAATATAAAAGGATGGAATCGGACTCTCTGCAGAAGGGAAACCTCTATACACCAGCGCAAGCGATGGATGGGGCCTGGGCCAGAGTGATCGAAAGGCATCCTAAATCCATGGGTTTCTATTATAGTTTTGCCGACACTTCGCATCCGAAAGCTGCGATTGACGTTTCGGTTTATCCTAACAAAGGACAGTTTTACAATAGTCAGGGCTATAGCTTCGACCAGCATACGCTGAAAGAACTGAAACGTCGCGATGCTTACTCTGTAGCTTACAACGAAGCTTCCTTTGGCGAGAAGCTGCGAAAAATGAACTACGATATCCATGTTGGCAGCATTCTCGGCTTTCCAGGTAAAGTTCTCGCCTTCCTGGCTTCACTAATTGGGGCAAGCCTGCCGGTTACTGGCTTCCTGATATGGTATAACCGTAAGTTTAAGAAGAAAAAAGGTGTCAAAAAAAGGAGGAATGCTGAAGGAGAGGATTCATCGCTGTTCGGCAACGAGAAACGAAATATAAATCCAAAGACCTCTTCCAGCAAACCTCAGCCAGCACTGTCCAGGGTGCTTTAACGTGTTAAAAACACTACTATTACATTCTGGTACTGCTACTTTCCTGTGCAGGTACTATATAAAATAATACCTGCATTTTCCGGAACTCACTTTACCTCGTGTAGATTACCTGCACCTTTTTCTCAACTGTTGTATTCGGTGTTTTATAAATGGTAATGGTGTAAGTACCCTGAGCATCGGGGGTAAAAGATGCTTCTCTTGCCGCTGTTACGGGAGTATTTTCGCAGCTTCCCGTACCTACGGTTCCATAAGCTTTCAGAACGTAATTATACTTTGAACTTTTGGTTAAGGATAACCTCAGGTCCGTCCAACAACTGCTGCTGCCGGTTACTGTTGCTTTAATCTTCACGGGGTTTACCCCCTTGGACGCCTCGGGAACCACAATGTTCGATATTTGCGCCTGCTGGCTTCCCGGAGTGGTACTTTGTGCAGAGCTTAATTCTTCTTCGCTTTCCAGGACAGCATTGTCCTTACTGCAGGCGCTTAAGAAGACACACAAAATTGCAGTAAACAAAAATTTTGACGTTTTCATGGCTAGATGTTTGTTATTTGTATTATCAGCAAACATCCTGCCAATACGGTCGGCTAAGGTCGGTTTAAAAGAGAGGAAAACTAATCATTATCCCTGAAATACCTTCTTAAGATAGGCCACATTAGCTCCGAAGTTCCATTTGACGTTTGTTGGGTTACTCTGGTCGCGCGACCGTTCTACCACCAGCCAGCCTTCCCAGCCCATTTTATCGAGCGTGCGCTTAACCTCCTGCATGTTGATTGCCGGATCGTTCTGCAGCCATACTCTATCTTCATTTGTACAGTGGATCATACAAATTCGTTTCTTTCCGAGGATCTTTAATTCCTGACATAAATCCCTTCCGCCCTTTACAGGGTTGGCGAACTTGAAATAGATCTTTATTGCATCAGACCCGATATCTTTTAGCAATTGCACTTCTGCCCTCGCGTCAAGAGAAGTTTCTATTCCGATAATCACACCTGCCTGCTGAGCCATCTTCCCGGCTACTTGCAGCCTTTCTACAATCGCAGGCCTTAACTCCGGGTTCTTTACAAGGTCTCCCTGTACTCCCAGAGGCAGAAAAGCGACCTTCACTCCCATTGCCTTCATCGTATCTATACAGTCCTGAATCATCTTCTGCCAGGTCGGCCTTGTAGCAAAGGACTGGGCAAAGAAGCCAGTCATTGCCAGGGAGCAAATCCCCAGATTTAGTTCTTTCGCTTTATCGAGGAACTGCTGTCTTATTATTGGATCTGAAAGTTTGTTATCAAACGTCTCACGGTTACCCAAGCCACCCATGTCTACTTCAAGCCCATCCGCTCCTATCTCTTTTGCAAGCTGAAAGGCGCTTAGTTTCTGACGCTTCAGGATCATCAGATCTACAACCGCGATCCTGTACCTCTGTTTCTTATCAGTCAACGCCCACGCAAGACTGCCCGGCATTAGTAATCCCGCCGATGCCATTGCAGTACCGGCGATAAAATGCCGTCTGCTGATAGTTTTGTTTTTCATTGTTATATTACTATAGTATTGAGACATGAGAGATTAGGTAATAGATTATTTTCACTGTAATGAGAGATGAGAGAATAGGTAACAGATTGTATACTTAGCGCTCTAGTATCTATTACCTCATATCTAGATACTCATATCTATTCTATTACCTCATATCTAAATACTTATATCTATTTAAACATCTCTTCCAATTGAGCAAAATCCTTCACTGCATTGGCTGGCAGGCTCTCCCGCTTCTCTCCAAATACGTACATAGCCGGGTATTTTTCTATCGTTACTCCCGACTCGTGGATCCTGCCTTCCTTGTCCTGAATTTTCTTAATGTCGAGGTTAAAATGCTTTGCAACAAACTGATACATAGCCACACGCTTACTTAATCCGTAATCGTGCCCTTCCTGGGGAAAATGCGCATTCTCAACCTCGCCCGTTTTCCCATAAAAGTCGTACACCTTCTTCAGGTAGGGAAACTCCACTTGCGGTACCTGCTGGGTCCAGTCCTTTCCATCGGAAATAATAAGTTGAGGTCTCGGTGCCGCCATCGCCGCAATTTCGACATTGTTGGTCCCTCCGCCGCAAAGATGTACCCCCATACCACTCTCACAAGGGCAGCCTCCACTATGGTAGGACGACATCATCACTACTGGAACGCTCAGCTTGATCCGGTCATCCAAAGCGGTGATCAGCATAGTCTGACTTCCGCCTCCTGATCCTCCGGTAATAGCTACACGATTAGGGTCGGCGTTCTTCATCGACAACAGCCAATCGAGTATTCTGATGCTATTTAAGGCATGAACGCTCATTGCGAGACTCTTTCTATGATCGGAAGGTTTAAATTGTAATGCTGATTCGCCCCATGCGAAAAGATCATAACTAAAGGAAATAGCTCCCATTTTTGCCTGCATAGCACAGCGGTACTGGCAGTCAGCCCTGTACCTTCCATCGCCGAAATGCCCATCGGGATTGAGGATCACCGGAAGTTTCCCTTTTGCATTCAACGGCCGGTATAAGGAACCGCAAACGTATACGCCGGGCAAGGTTTCCAAAGCAACATTCTCAATAGTGTAACCGTTCATGGTTCGCCTATTACTAATAACAGGTCTACTCGCAGGCTTCGCCGGAAGAGGGGAAAGCTTTAAAGCTTTCCACATACATTCCCGCAACTCCTTTTTACGACTTTCCCAGGACGTCACGTCATTAAACTTCGTCCACAGGTACTCTAGTTGTTGTTTTCCTTCAAGCGGAGTTTTCAGGTGGTACTGAAAGTTCTGAAGCTTGTATTTGCCCTCGCCCTCCTTTACAAACGTAATATCCTGTGACGACATTACATTGAACAGCGTCTGTTCAAGATCCGGCCTGAACCTCCAGCCAGCATAAGTTACCATGCGGTCCTTCACAAGATCTTCAGGATAACGAATCTTTACATGGAACTGGTTTTCTATATCGGATATTACTTCCTTTAATGGTTTTCTGAAAGCATCGTCAGCTGTTTGGGCAAAGCTGAAAGAAGCAAGTAAAACCAGAAAACCGGCAACTAAGCTTTTATACATCTTTTTTTTTCTTGATTGCTTATACATCTCATACCGTCCGTTCAAACTGTCTTAGTCGTTTGTGATTTCAGCCCCTTTAGGCGCAGTGTAACCCTTCATTTTCGGCCATTCTCCATTTACAATCTTCTTCAGCTTTAATTTTGAAGGATCAATTACGACATGCTTAATCCGCTCCCGCCGCCAGGTATAAACCACATGGATCATTCCTTCTTTACTTTGAATGATGGATGGATAAGAATACTGACTAATGGGCGAATCTTCCAGGATTGCAGCCGCATACCAGGTTTTTCCGTCTTTAGATAAAGAGAGGTTCAAAGGCGTGCGAGGCCCCTTCGCTAAGTCACCTGGAGGCAGCACATGATTATAAATGAGCGCATGCCGACCGTCTTTAAGGGTCACTGCGTCAGTTCCGGAATTGTTATTTGGCAGGTTTGTTTTCGACAGGGGTTCCCACGTTTCTCCATTATCATACGACCATGACTGTAATATGGCCCTGTTCCTGCTTCGTGCCAATAACTGAAGTTTGCCCTTTCCATGGTCCAGGATACTTGGCTGAATGGCATCAAGACCTTTCTCTGCCTGAACAGGGCCTATCTTCCTGAATGTTTTCCCCATATCAGGAGTCACCTCAAAATGTATTTGCCAGCTATTGCCCGTACTGTTTCCTTCAGTGCTCGTAGGTGCGAACAAGTTTCCGTTACTCAGTAATACAGGTTTATTTTTCACCGGGCCAATATATCCTTCAGGCAAGGGGAATCCCTGTGACCATGTTTTCCCGTCATCTTTAGAGATCCTCGCCCATCCTTTCCAGGTCGAGGGGCTAGGCCCAATCTTGTAAAACAGATATAGTTCTCCTCCTGGAACCTGGTACAAAACAGGGTTCCAGGTTGGATATCTTTTGTCGGGCATTACCCCATCGGCCACATTCTGTGGGGCAGTCCACTTACCATTCTCACGCCTGCTTACGTAAATACAAACGTCTGGATTCCTCTCCTTCGTCCCGCCAAAGAAAGCTGCTACCAGCCCCGTGGGAGTTTCAGCTATTGTAGCAGCATGCGCCTGTGGAAACGGCGCCGATTCATAAATAAATTCATCCACGAGGATTCCTTTTTTCCAGGGCTTATCCTGCGCCGCAACACTCCCTGCGAGGCTCGTTGCGACCAAACTTAGTGCGATTAATTTCTTAAACATATTTGGCTATTAGCTATTGCTGTTGGCTATTAGCTTTTTTAGCAGCTAAAAGCAATCAGCCTTTTTTGTTACTTATAATTTACCTGATTCTACTAATTCTTCTTCTATCTCCTTCTTGATACTTGATACCAG
The window above is part of the Arcticibacter tournemirensis genome. Proteins encoded here:
- a CDS encoding TonB-dependent receptor, with product MQVKKILLLGALCACWSIDNTMAGLKTSGINSKAYEESLPENEQHYGTIRGRITTADGSIAAYVSVVLKGTKFGAMSDENGEYQIKRVPEGDYTMIVSAVGLSPREKQIHVSGKGTVIADFSLKENRAELEVVQIKGHRNKFKTDKVSPSLRLQSPLIEIPQNIRVVTDKLIADQLVFDIVDGVTRNVAGTVRTGHWDAQYANISTRGTTIPAFRNGMNQKMPWGPLADDAATIERIEFIKGPSGFMMANGEPGGIYNVVTKKPTGENRSSVSFSGGGYNLGRAAIDLDGKLSADGRLLFRLNAAAQTKGSYNKYNYTDKYVIAPVVSYQIDSNTLVTAEYTTQHVEAQALGTYGFSPNGFGDTDPSFFIGDPSLDPNKLYDHNATLYFNHKLNNDWKVNAQVAYVRYGLFGGTPWPSQIALNGDMKRYLNISEELAINKNAQVSIMGDLATGPVIHRLMAGVDMGNLKTWGDFGSAQEPDLRLGDNKVFNIYNPEYGIPMDSIPVFDRSRSIQIRSGSSTYLTNLTYTGVYLQDEIRMLDEKLRLTLAGRFTHAVTVGKTNKTHISDNIFSPRVGLSYSVTKDFSAYALYDQSFLPVGGQDFAGDPFKPIRGNNVELGLKKDWFDGKWNTTIAAYKITKKNVLTQDLDPEHRAINPNAQVQVGEIESKGIELDIVGEIVSGLNVVLNYAYTDAIVSKDNNPELVGRHVANSVKHLTNGWLSYRYKKQGSLLDGFGLTGGYQIHLDRYAGTTARPLMLPEYYRFDAGATYEKGKLSVSCLVNNLLDRRLLTQGSYNQLDPKKVTPTNVNYYTYIYEMPRNARLSIAYRFK
- a CDS encoding PepSY-associated TM helix domain-containing protein, with product MTPMKQTPAKKKQKDSLFKRINNWLHLWLGLISGVIVLIVCLTGCIWVFNEEITGLLEPETRFEWQNKPVLRPSQLIDIAAKRHPDKIPSYANYQQGRAINLNLRSADAAPRDRSGGTLLKINPYTGEVISEEVRKKGETDFFRFILNGHRFLWLPSGIGRPIVNYGTLVFVVLLITGLIWWYPKKWNKSTRRKSFTIKWGASFRRVNLDLHNVVGFYSLLFLAAIALTGMVYGIKWYSEGLYWVTSGGDKLAEYKRMESDSLQKGNLYTPAQAMDGAWARVIERHPKSMGFYYSFADTSHPKAAIDVSVYPNKGQFYNSQGYSFDQHTLKELKRRDAYSVAYNEASFGEKLRKMNYDIHVGSILGFPGKVLAFLASLIGASLPVTGFLIWYNRKFKKKKGVKKRRNAEGEDSSLFGNEKRNINPKTSSSKPQPALSRVL
- a CDS encoding alpha/beta hydrolase family protein; the protein is MYKSLVAGFLVLLASFSFAQTADDAFRKPLKEVISDIENQFHVKIRYPEDLVKDRMVTYAGWRFRPDLEQTLFNVMSSQDITFVKEGEGKYKLQNFQYHLKTPLEGKQQLEYLWTKFNDVTSWESRKKELRECMWKALKLSPLPAKPASRPVISNRRTMNGYTIENVALETLPGVYVCGSLYRPLNAKGKLPVILNPDGHFGDGRYRADCQYRCAMQAKMGAISFSYDLFAWGESALQFKPSDHRKSLAMSVHALNSIRILDWLLSMKNADPNRVAITGGSGGGSQTMLITALDDRIKLSVPVVMMSSYHSGGCPCESGMGVHLCGGGTNNVEIAAMAAPRPQLIISDGKDWTQQVPQVEFPYLKKVYDFYGKTGEVENAHFPQEGHDYGLSKRVAMYQFVAKHFNLDIKKIQDKEGRIHESGVTIEKYPAMYVFGEKRESLPANAVKDFAQLEEMFK
- a CDS encoding sugar phosphate isomerase/epimerase family protein yields the protein MKNKTISRRHFIAGTAMASAGLLMPGSLAWALTDKKQRYRIAVVDLMILKRQKLSAFQLAKEIGADGLEVDMGGLGNRETFDNKLSDPIIRQQFLDKAKELNLGICSLAMTGFFAQSFATRPTWQKMIQDCIDTMKAMGVKVAFLPLGVQGDLVKNPELRPAIVERLQVAGKMAQQAGVIIGIETSLDARAEVQLLKDIGSDAIKIYFKFANPVKGGRDLCQELKILGKKRICMIHCTNEDRVWLQNDPAINMQEVKRTLDKMGWEGWLVVERSRDQSNPTNVKWNFGANVAYLKKVFQG
- a CDS encoding 3-ketoacyl-ACP reductase is translated as MQILKGKTAIITGAGKGLGRAMALALAAEGVNLGLVARTVADLERVAGEAKGQNPDITVALASADVANYAEVQSAVGELVGKLEKVDILVNNAGILKVGGFLELPVTEWEEVFRVNVLGNYYVIHEVLPFILEQGRGDIINVASTAGLKGSARMSAYGASKAAVINLTESLMQEVRKSNIRVTTVNPSTIATEMTINANFTDGNAEKVLQPEDLASLVVNNLKLPQRAFVKEVGLWSTNP
- a CDS encoding MBL fold metallo-hydrolase; this translates as MRQPQFGKAPRGKRLERLQKSPHYKDGKFQNIHFTPITTEGYSMAGVMYNFIFTKFPRTRPIDSIPSVKTDLKNLPITENVLVWFGHSSYFIQLDGKRFLIDPVFSGNASPIPNSNKSFKGTDIYSAEDMPEIDFLLITHDHYDHLDYQTVMKLKPKVRQIICGLGVGEHFEYWKFDTAKVIEMDWNESVVIGENFTLHTAPARHFSGRSFTRNNTLWLSFVLQTSDLKLYLGGDSGYDTHFAEIGEKFGGFDLALLDNGQYNVAWQAIHMLPNEGLKAAKDLHAKRLFPVHSSKFKLANHPWDEPLKTISELNEKEYHLPLVTPKIGEVVRLNDSTQVFTKWWERVN
- a CDS encoding porin family protein, with the translated sequence MMSKFFTTLLIVLSLCTTVFSQTKGETEFGFHVGYNAATVTSDDNITNSKYRSGFNAGVSVDYFFSDRWSIKGEFTYDQKGWNNGYFDSGSGPVTTNYHLDYLTIPVMANWHFGRTRNWYLNFGPYVGILLSASETARDTDIKSILSSTDFGLDAGIGVKIPVSEKTKFFIELNGQSGFTDLVKDNTGMTIRSSTSNINIGFNF